One Streptomyces sp. L2 genomic window carries:
- a CDS encoding glycogen debranching N-terminal domain-containing protein, with product MHQQPTVPPPTGPRPLPGHRVAHPPGGAAPRPPGGEGPGAPCSPQPRPTREAGTSTPTPAGTPKPPPPTTAPAPQPAQTHARRPSAPPPPVTVAGVSPASPRSVPDLAPTHQALICVSLPGLAISGEHGQLTGQGLEGFYRGGRRLLSRCRVRVGGREPLPLQARPIGADRACFVGTLRVSSAASPDPDVVVERTRHADGTEVVTLRSAASRPLRMPLDITLGTDLAELGAIASGRAGPELPAAVHDSGLRWASSGVGACVTADPPPADAVASAGLLRWELDLPPGGTATVRLRVRPDGAGPLRPVSHTAAATFAPARAAGDDPRPATLLRASVKDLQALLLRDPAHPSDIHLAAGVPWRCGMAPADALAAARMVLPLGTRLAEGTLRALARTQHLGTGPRAGMIPGPRRDAGPHLPPGCTGTEATLLFPVLLAEARRWGLPEPETQELLPAAERCLTWLRTTAGDGSYLAGARTTDPVRCETQAHAHRAALLGADLLEAYDRPGAAELRRWAQALRTAFREDFWIEDRSGGRPAAALTPDGRPLPHLSCAAAHLLDTGLLGGGRFAPGLLDTVRTERLARLLGEPAMDTGWGLRGLGAREPGHNPFGHRAGAVRVQETAVAVAGLAAAGYEREASTLLRGLLEAAEHFGHRLPEMFAGEQRTTGSAPLPHPAACRPAATAAASAVLLLTALLGIRPDAPARTVTLRPMRSAPLGETGLTGLRVAGAPFSVRVSRLGVALVEEAAEGLQLGA from the coding sequence ATGCACCAGCAGCCGACGGTGCCGCCCCCCACCGGCCCGCGTCCGCTTCCGGGCCACCGTGTGGCTCACCCGCCCGGAGGCGCCGCACCCCGCCCACCAGGCGGCGAAGGCCCAGGCGCGCCTTGCAGCCCGCAGCCCCGCCCGACCCGGGAGGCGGGCACCTCGACACCGACGCCCGCGGGGACGCCAAAGCCGCCACCGCCCACAACCGCCCCGGCTCCACAACCGGCCCAGACCCACGCACGCCGGCCCTCCGCCCCGCCTCCGCCGGTGACCGTGGCGGGGGTGTCGCCCGCGAGTCCCCGTAGCGTCCCGGACCTGGCGCCCACCCACCAGGCCCTTATCTGTGTCTCCCTTCCGGGGCTCGCCATCTCCGGCGAACATGGTCAGCTCACCGGCCAGGGACTGGAAGGGTTCTACCGAGGAGGCCGACGCCTGCTCTCGCGGTGCCGGGTGCGCGTGGGCGGGCGGGAACCCCTGCCTCTTCAAGCGCGGCCGATCGGTGCCGACCGAGCCTGTTTCGTGGGAACGCTGCGCGTCTCTTCGGCGGCGAGTCCCGACCCGGACGTCGTCGTCGAGCGCACCCGCCACGCCGACGGAACCGAAGTCGTCACGCTCCGCAGCGCCGCCTCACGGCCCTTGCGCATGCCGCTCGACATCACCCTCGGTACAGACCTGGCGGAGCTCGGCGCCATCGCGTCCGGCAGGGCGGGCCCCGAACTCCCTGCCGCGGTCCACGACTCGGGACTGCGCTGGGCCTCCTCCGGCGTAGGTGCCTGTGTCACCGCCGACCCGCCTCCCGCCGACGCTGTGGCGTCCGCCGGACTACTGCGCTGGGAGCTCGACCTGCCTCCAGGCGGCACGGCGACCGTGCGACTGCGGGTACGCCCGGACGGAGCGGGCCCGCTCCGGCCCGTGAGCCACACCGCGGCCGCTACTTTCGCGCCGGCGCGCGCCGCGGGAGACGATCCACGCCCGGCCACCCTGCTGCGGGCGTCCGTCAAGGACCTCCAGGCCCTGCTGCTCCGCGACCCTGCGCACCCTTCGGACATCCATCTCGCCGCAGGCGTGCCCTGGCGTTGCGGGATGGCCCCCGCCGACGCCCTGGCCGCGGCCCGGATGGTGCTGCCCCTCGGCACCCGCCTCGCGGAGGGCACTCTGCGCGCGCTGGCACGCACTCAGCACCTCGGCACGGGGCCGCGGGCAGGCATGATTCCGGGCCCACGACGTGATGCCGGCCCGCACCTCCCGCCCGGTTGCACGGGCACCGAGGCCACGCTCCTCTTCCCCGTCCTGCTCGCGGAGGCCCGCCGCTGGGGCCTCCCGGAACCCGAGACGCAGGAACTGCTGCCCGCCGCCGAGCGCTGCCTGACCTGGCTACGCACCACGGCGGGCGACGGCTCGTACCTCGCCGGCGCTCGAACCACCGACCCCGTCCGCTGCGAGACCCAGGCCCACGCGCACCGCGCGGCGCTCCTCGGAGCCGATCTCCTCGAGGCCTACGACAGACCGGGCGCCGCGGAACTACGACGGTGGGCCCAGGCGCTCCGGACTGCCTTCCGGGAGGACTTCTGGATCGAGGACCGGTCCGGAGGACGCCCGGCCGCCGCCCTCACGCCCGACGGCCGCCCCCTGCCCCACCTGAGCTGCGCAGCCGCCCATCTCCTCGACACCGGCCTGCTCGGCGGCGGCCGGTTCGCCCCCGGCCTGCTCGACACCGTGCGAACCGAACGCCTCGCCCGGCTGCTCGGGGAACCGGCCATGGACACGGGCTGGGGCCTGCGCGGCCTGGGCGCGAGAGAGCCCGGACACAATCCGTTCGGGCACCGAGCCGGAGCCGTACGGGTCCAGGAGACGGCCGTCGCCGTCGCCGGACTGGCCGCCGCGGGCTATGAGCGGGAGGCGAGCACCCTGCTGCGGGGCCTGCTGGAGGCGGCGGAACACTTCGGCCACCGCCTGCCGGAGATGTTCGCCGGTGAGCAGCGCACCACCGGAAGCGCCCCACTCCCGCACCCCGCGGCCTGCCGGCCGGCCGCCACGGCGGCGGCCTCAGCGGTCCTGCTCCTCACAGCGCTCCTCGGCATCCGGCCCGACGCGCCCGCCCGCACGGTCACCCTGCGGCCCATGCGGAGTGCTCCTCTCGGCGAGACCGGGTTGACCGGCCTGCGCGTCGCGGGCGCGCCCTTCTCCGTACGCGTCTCCCGGCTCGGAGTCGCCCTCGTCGAGGAGGCGGCGGAGGGACTGCAATTGGGAGCCTGA
- a CDS encoding DUF4192 domain-containing protein has product MTNHSETTGPFENDDVAGRGTEHDAGEGSAGGGTAPRVTGGDPHGIVRREPLDLPSAHDTQVILRTPAELADALPYLLGYRPEDSIVLVALHDRDRKGRFGGRARLGIPASPDDWEAAARQLARGLVTGAERRGTRPEQMVAYVCQEPGPGETGRDVMRRLRPLAQLLRTECGDLDVPVIEALCLSDGRFWSYCCAVGGCCPGEGSPMGLPGTSVLAAAATYAGIQVRGTLRELRARLSPWESAAAAGRQEIALDTAGTGIVPRILDDTSRAAVADETLDLAERIIRRLAGAPPVSGTHPADLRDDELLTHEEAAVLILGLQDRTTRDQAAAWMEGDEAGPALRLWRALARRCVGPYGEHAAAPLTLAGWVAWSTGDELEAREALAMALGADPDYLFARLLHQACNEGLDPESIRRCLRTQRAAAAAPLAQAQRSEEAGSRGVAVPADTPDAADRGLPVESLNRPGAPRNGKSADGAAVPGRPWGPAVLVPGDDDHDEPGPVPGPRRRRRVRSSDHADSAPRPARAEAGRRRRPTGTRPRPSVAGRSRAGTTGPDGTRTRTVDGRTSADPRSTAAGNVPCADDSPDREGDE; this is encoded by the coding sequence ATGACGAATCACAGCGAAACGACCGGGCCCTTCGAAAACGACGACGTGGCCGGACGCGGCACGGAGCATGACGCCGGTGAGGGCTCGGCCGGAGGCGGCACGGCCCCGCGCGTCACCGGGGGCGACCCTCACGGCATCGTCCGCCGCGAGCCGCTCGACCTGCCGTCCGCGCACGACACCCAGGTCATCCTCCGCACCCCCGCCGAACTGGCCGACGCCCTGCCCTACCTGCTCGGCTACCGCCCCGAGGACAGCATCGTCCTGGTCGCCCTGCACGACCGGGACCGCAAGGGCCGGTTCGGCGGCCGGGCCCGGCTCGGGATTCCGGCCAGTCCGGACGACTGGGAAGCGGCCGCACGACAGCTGGCCCGTGGTCTGGTGACGGGCGCCGAGCGACGCGGGACCCGGCCCGAGCAGATGGTCGCCTATGTCTGCCAGGAGCCGGGTCCGGGTGAGACGGGCCGTGACGTCATGCGGCGGCTCCGCCCGCTCGCCCAACTGCTGCGCACCGAGTGCGGCGACCTCGACGTGCCGGTCATCGAGGCTCTGTGCCTCTCGGACGGGCGCTTCTGGTCGTACTGCTGCGCGGTCGGGGGGTGCTGCCCCGGCGAAGGATCGCCGATGGGCCTGCCGGGCACCTCCGTCCTCGCGGCGGCCGCCACCTACGCAGGCATCCAAGTGCGCGGCACCCTCCGGGAGTTGCGGGCCAGGCTGTCACCTTGGGAGAGCGCCGCCGCGGCCGGGAGGCAGGAGATCGCCCTGGACACGGCCGGCACGGGGATCGTGCCCCGGATTCTGGACGACACCTCCCGCGCCGCTGTGGCCGACGAGACCCTTGATCTCGCGGAGCGAATCATCCGCCGCCTCGCCGGAGCACCACCGGTCTCCGGCACTCATCCGGCGGACCTGCGCGACGACGAACTGCTGACGCACGAGGAAGCGGCCGTCCTCATCCTCGGCCTCCAGGACCGCACGACCCGCGACCAGGCCGCCGCATGGATGGAGGGGGACGAGGCGGGTCCGGCCTTGCGGCTCTGGCGCGCCCTCGCCCGCCGGTGCGTCGGGCCCTACGGCGAGCACGCGGCGGCGCCACTGACCCTGGCCGGCTGGGTCGCCTGGTCGACCGGCGACGAACTGGAGGCACGGGAGGCACTGGCGATGGCGCTGGGCGCGGACCCGGACTACCTCTTCGCCCGACTGCTGCACCAGGCCTGCAACGAGGGGCTGGACCCGGAATCCATCCGCCGCTGCCTGCGCACCCAGCGCGCGGCCGCCGCGGCCCCCCTCGCACAGGCCCAGCGCTCCGAAGAGGCGGGCTCCCGGGGCGTGGCGGTGCCGGCGGACACGCCCGACGCTGCGGACCGGGGCCTTCCCGTCGAGAGCCTCAACAGGCCCGGAGCTCCCCGGAACGGGAAGTCCGCCGACGGCGCCGCCGTTCCAGGACGGCCTTGGGGCCCCGCAGTGCTGGTTCCGGGAGACGACGACCATGACGAGCCCGGACCGGTCCCGGGCCCACGGCGCCGCCGCCGGGTGCGCTCTTCGGACCACGCCGACAGTGCCCCGCGACCGGCTCGGGCGGAAGCCGGGCGGCGTCGGCGGCCGACCGGTACGCGTCCCAGGCCCTCGGTGGCCGGACGCTCACGTGCCGGCACCACTGGGCCGGACGGCACGCGCACGCGTACTGTCGACGGCCGCACCAGCGCGGACCCTCGAAGCACGGCCGCCGGAAACGTGCCCTGTGCCGACGACAGCCCGGACCGAGAGGGCGACGAATGA
- a CDS encoding RecQ family ATP-dependent DNA helicase, whose amino-acid sequence MEHTNNADLRARADAVLSRLVGDVTGAARLREDQWRAIEALVADRRRALVVQRTGWGKSAVYFVATALLRARGGGPTVIVSPLLALMRNQVEAAARAGIRARTINSSNTEQWEDVQAEIAAGEVDVLLVSPERLNNPDFRDQVLPKLSAATGLLVVDEAHCISDWGHDFRPDYRRLRTMLADLPPGVPVLATTATANARVTADVAEQLGTGGTSDALVLRGPLDRESLSLGVLRLPDAAHRMAWLADHLGELPGSGIIYTLTVAAAEEVTAFLRQRGHVVAAYTGKTENAERQQAEDDLLANRVKALVATSALGMGFDKPDLGFVLHLGSPSSPIAYYQQVGRAGRGVEHAEVLLLPGKEDEAIWTYFASLAFPSEDLVRRTLDVLARAGGPLSLPALEPLVELRRSRLETMLKVLDVDGAVRRVKGGWIATGQPWTYDADRYAWVARQRKAEQEAMRAYASTTECRMEYLQRQLDDEGAKPCGRCDNCAGPRFTADTTGAALDAARVDLGRAGVEVEARRMWPTGLPAIGIELKGRIPVSEQASPGRALGRLSDIGWGNRLRPLFASVPPDAPVPEDVARAVVDVLADWARGPGGWASGSADAPARPAGVVTLASRTRPLLIQSLGARIAEIGRLPLLGSVEYAGDAHRVPRSNSAQRLRGLDGALTVPAALASALAGAPGPVLLVDDFTETGWTLAVAARLLRKAGAQGVLPLVLAVQG is encoded by the coding sequence ATGGAGCACACGAACAACGCGGACCTCAGGGCGCGGGCCGACGCCGTCCTCTCCCGTCTCGTCGGGGATGTCACGGGCGCCGCCCGGCTGCGGGAGGACCAGTGGCGGGCGATCGAGGCACTCGTCGCCGATCGCCGCCGGGCCCTGGTCGTCCAGCGCACCGGATGGGGGAAATCCGCGGTCTATTTCGTGGCGACGGCCCTGCTGCGAGCCAGAGGCGGCGGGCCCACGGTGATCGTCTCACCGCTGCTCGCGCTCATGCGCAACCAGGTGGAAGCCGCGGCCCGGGCGGGCATCCGCGCCCGGACCATCAACTCGTCGAACACCGAGCAGTGGGAGGACGTGCAGGCCGAGATCGCCGCCGGTGAGGTGGACGTGCTGCTCGTCAGCCCTGAGCGGCTGAACAACCCCGACTTCCGCGATCAGGTCCTGCCCAAGCTCTCGGCGGCGACCGGCCTGCTGGTAGTGGACGAGGCGCACTGCATCTCCGACTGGGGACACGACTTCCGTCCCGACTACCGGCGGCTGCGCACCATGCTCGCCGACCTCCCGCCCGGCGTGCCCGTACTGGCCACCACCGCCACGGCCAACGCCCGCGTCACCGCCGACGTCGCCGAGCAGCTCGGCACGGGCGGCACCTCGGACGCCCTGGTGCTGCGCGGCCCGCTGGACCGGGAGAGTCTCAGCCTCGGAGTGCTGCGGTTGCCGGACGCCGCTCACCGGATGGCCTGGCTCGCGGACCACCTCGGCGAGCTGCCGGGGTCCGGGATCATCTACACGCTCACCGTGGCCGCCGCCGAGGAGGTCACCGCGTTCCTGCGGCAGCGCGGGCATGTCGTCGCGGCGTACACGGGCAAGACGGAGAACGCCGAGCGACAGCAGGCCGAGGACGATCTGCTGGCCAACCGGGTCAAGGCGCTGGTCGCCACGTCGGCGCTCGGCATGGGCTTCGACAAGCCCGACCTCGGATTCGTGCTGCACCTCGGGTCGCCGTCCTCCCCCATCGCCTACTACCAGCAGGTGGGCCGCGCTGGACGTGGTGTCGAGCATGCGGAGGTGCTCCTGCTGCCGGGCAAGGAGGACGAGGCGATCTGGACGTACTTCGCCTCGCTCGCCTTCCCCTCCGAGGACCTCGTCCGCCGCACCCTGGACGTCCTGGCCCGCGCCGGCGGTCCGCTGTCGCTGCCGGCCCTGGAACCGCTGGTGGAGCTGCGCCGTTCGCGGCTGGAGACGATGCTGAAGGTCCTCGACGTGGACGGGGCGGTCAGACGCGTCAAGGGCGGCTGGATCGCGACCGGGCAGCCCTGGACCTACGACGCGGACCGGTATGCGTGGGTGGCGCGGCAGCGCAAGGCCGAGCAGGAGGCGATGCGCGCGTACGCCTCCACCACCGAGTGCCGGATGGAGTATTTGCAGCGGCAGCTCGACGACGAGGGCGCCAAGCCGTGCGGCCGCTGTGACAACTGCGCCGGACCGCGCTTCACCGCCGACACCACCGGTGCGGCTCTGGACGCGGCACGCGTCGACCTGGGCCGTGCGGGGGTCGAGGTCGAGGCCCGCCGTATGTGGCCGACCGGACTGCCGGCGATCGGCATCGAGCTCAAGGGACGCATCCCTGTGAGCGAACAGGCCTCTCCCGGAAGGGCGTTGGGCCGCCTGTCGGACATCGGCTGGGGCAATCGGCTACGACCGCTGTTCGCATCCGTGCCACCGGACGCGCCGGTGCCGGAGGACGTCGCGCGAGCCGTGGTGGACGTGCTGGCCGACTGGGCGAGGGGCCCCGGCGGCTGGGCCTCCGGCTCGGCCGACGCACCCGCCCGGCCCGCGGGTGTGGTCACCCTCGCCTCACGCACCAGGCCGCTGCTGATCCAGTCGCTCGGCGCGCGCATCGCCGAGATCGGCCGGCTGCCGCTGCTGGGGTCCGTGGAGTACGCCGGTGACGCTCACCGGGTGCCCCGCAGTAACAGCGCCCAGCGGCTCAGGGGGCTGGACGGGGCGTTGACGGTACCGGCCGCGCTCGCCTCCGCCCTCGCCGGAGCACCCGGACCGGTCCTGCTGGTCGACGACTTCACGGAGACCGGCTGGACCCTCGCCGTCGCGGCGCGGCTGCTCAGAAAGGCCGGGGCACAAGGCGTGTTGCCGCTGGTGCTGGCCGTCCAGGGATGA
- a CDS encoding ATP-binding cassette domain-containing protein, giving the protein MIEAFGLTSNPRKAHPPAVDDVSFEARAGHVTALLGPVGAGKTTTLRLMLELQQGRGTAYFRGRPLHRIAHPSREVGVLLGDVPGHPARSVRGHLRMLCAAAGVPVRRADEVLEVVGLASFREERVGTLSRGMDRRLGLACTLLPDPHTLVLDEPTEGLSPREQRWLHGMLRAHAQQGGTVLFTTADPKEAARTADRVVTLDGGRLLADQEGKEFARTRLRPRVAVRSPHAARLAALLAKEARAGRRSVEVVREGGNRLSVYGSTTADVGEIAFRNGILVHQLADEVGDMGPASGTEAEGGAEPSRIARAAAHVPAGETTRAAGERPQRKKESAAARSARAVPGPSAGQRRGDGDERPEGHERQEERPAAATPAPAAEPQTRPMKRSAPVVPGPAAAEGTRSAISAVKAQDRHPEAGQDAPGESSRTSTATAGESPDQSESAGQSEPQPGPRPSQNTRPEPEDDTLAVVLALCADEPDAEKTAKLRDASRAAKAPSASDESAFGPRPGRHPGTEAGHRPSIQAGHNPGTEVEKRPGSQTGPLHGSGTGHRAALTPAPPSPASVELPTSPLRSSDAHTHPNPHREPSPQADPHPAPNLHPAGARGPAGTPHPVGTPEPASAPGPSAPRPESPRSPRPAGPASRVDPLSALPPPISVRPAPSPLRPLRYELRRAGGIGTGFLACGAALAVSALTAVLLARLGHTPQARLFAAWPRELPLPPTALVAGLLGALAFGDEFRHPALAADRGTVPRRLGLLTAKLAVCGATALLLAFLTVGCDAEVLYLVYGRETTQVPTDWLSLTAAWFGLVLGCAWAGVLAAGVFRSTMAGLAAVLAVPVVVVPLVHTVLKGSAVRDAAGFSLRTREVLLSQWPFGGERYLAGLVRIIAQPVGGALTLSLTALLCAYLFTTLRARAR; this is encoded by the coding sequence GTGATCGAGGCCTTCGGACTGACCAGCAATCCCCGCAAGGCGCACCCGCCCGCCGTCGACGACGTCTCCTTCGAGGCGCGCGCCGGCCATGTCACCGCGCTGCTCGGGCCGGTGGGCGCGGGTAAGACGACGACGCTCAGACTGATGCTCGAACTCCAACAGGGCCGGGGCACCGCCTACTTCAGAGGGCGGCCGTTGCACCGGATCGCCCATCCGTCGCGCGAGGTGGGCGTCCTGCTCGGCGATGTACCCGGGCATCCGGCCCGCTCGGTCCGCGGCCATCTGCGGATGCTCTGTGCCGCGGCGGGCGTTCCCGTCCGCCGCGCCGACGAGGTCCTCGAAGTGGTCGGTCTCGCCAGCTTCCGGGAGGAGCGCGTCGGCACCTTGTCGCGTGGCATGGACCGCCGACTCGGTCTCGCCTGCACCCTGCTGCCCGACCCGCACACCCTGGTCCTGGACGAACCCACAGAGGGACTCTCTCCCCGCGAGCAGCGCTGGCTGCACGGGATGCTGCGTGCCCACGCCCAGCAGGGCGGCACGGTGCTGTTCACGACGGCCGACCCCAAAGAGGCCGCGCGCACCGCCGACCGGGTCGTCACACTCGACGGTGGCAGGCTGCTCGCCGACCAGGAAGGCAAGGAGTTCGCCCGTACCAGACTCCGCCCCCGTGTGGCGGTGCGCAGTCCTCACGCGGCCCGTCTGGCAGCCCTGCTGGCCAAGGAGGCTCGTGCCGGCCGCCGCTCCGTCGAAGTGGTGCGAGAGGGTGGCAACCGCCTCTCCGTGTACGGCAGTACGACCGCCGACGTCGGCGAGATCGCGTTCCGTAATGGCATCCTCGTCCACCAACTCGCTGACGAAGTCGGCGATATGGGCCCGGCCTCGGGAACGGAAGCGGAGGGCGGCGCAGAGCCCAGCCGTATCGCCCGTGCCGCGGCGCACGTGCCGGCCGGCGAGACGACTCGGGCTGCGGGGGAGCGCCCCCAGCGGAAGAAGGAATCCGCGGCGGCGCGGTCCGCGCGGGCAGTCCCGGGTCCCTCGGCGGGGCAGCGGCGGGGGGATGGCGATGAGCGGCCGGAAGGGCACGAGCGGCAGGAGGAGCGGCCCGCCGCCGCAACGCCCGCACCGGCTGCCGAGCCGCAGACCCGGCCGATGAAGCGGTCCGCGCCCGTCGTGCCCGGTCCGGCGGCCGCCGAGGGAACCAGATCTGCCATCTCGGCCGTCAAGGCCCAGGACCGGCATCCCGAAGCCGGCCAGGACGCGCCAGGTGAGTCCTCCCGGACATCCACAGCCACCGCCGGTGAATCGCCCGACCAGAGCGAATCAGCCGGTCAGAGCGAACCGCAGCCCGGCCCCCGGCCTTCCCAGAACACCCGGCCGGAACCCGAGGACGACACCCTCGCCGTCGTGCTCGCACTGTGCGCCGACGAGCCCGACGCCGAGAAGACGGCAAAACTCCGCGACGCCTCCCGCGCCGCGAAGGCGCCCTCCGCGAGCGACGAGTCCGCGTTCGGCCCCCGACCCGGCCGCCACCCCGGCACCGAGGCAGGGCACCGCCCCAGCATTCAGGCCGGACACAACCCCGGCACCGAGGTGGAAAAACGTCCCGGCTCACAAACGGGGCCCCTTCACGGATCTGGAACAGGGCACCGTGCCGCCCTCACCCCAGCCCCGCCGAGCCCGGCCTCCGTCGAGCTCCCCACCTCCCCGCTCCGCTCCTCGGACGCGCACACGCACCCGAACCCGCACCGGGAGCCGAGCCCGCAGGCGGACCCGCACCCGGCCCCGAATCTGCACCCCGCCGGCGCTCGGGGGCCCGCCGGTACCCCGCACCCCGTCGGCACCCCGGAACCCGCCAGCGCCCCCGGACCCAGCGCCCCCCGGCCCGAGTCGCCCCGGTCACCCCGGCCGGCCGGACCCGCATCGCGCGTCGACCCCCTGTCCGCCCTTCCACCCCCCATCTCCGTGCGTCCCGCCCCCAGCCCGCTCCGCCCGCTGCGCTACGAACTCCGGCGCGCCGGGGGGATCGGCACCGGATTCCTGGCCTGCGGCGCCGCCCTGGCGGTGTCCGCGCTCACCGCCGTACTCCTGGCACGTCTCGGGCACACCCCGCAGGCGCGGCTGTTCGCGGCCTGGCCGCGGGAACTGCCGTTGCCGCCCACGGCACTCGTGGCCGGGCTGCTGGGCGCACTGGCCTTCGGAGACGAGTTCCGCCACCCCGCCCTGGCGGCGGATCGCGGCACGGTGCCCCGAAGACTGGGCCTGCTCACCGCGAAGCTCGCCGTTTGCGGAGCCACCGCCCTGTTGCTCGCCTTCCTCACCGTGGGCTGCGACGCCGAAGTGCTCTACCTCGTATACGGACGGGAGACGACGCAGGTTCCCACGGACTGGCTCTCGCTGACCGCCGCTTGGTTCGGGCTGGTACTCGGCTGTGCCTGGGCCGGTGTGCTGGCGGCGGGTGTCTTCCGGTCCACCATGGCCGGCCTGGCCGCCGTACTCGCCGTACCCGTCGTCGTCGTACCCCTGGTGCACACGGTGCTGAAGGGATCAGCGGTGCGGGACGCGGCCGGATTCTCGCTGCGGACCCGCGAGGTCCTGCTGTCGCAGTGGCCCTTCGGGGGTGAGCGTTACCTGGCCGGACTGGTCCGGATCATCGCCCAACCCGTGGGGGGCGCCCTGACGTTGTCCCTGACTGCCCTGTTGTGCGCGTACCTGTTCACGACGCTCCGCGCGCGGGCGCGATGA
- a CDS encoding NUDIX hydrolase yields MPYDPSAFPPFAVTVDLVVLTVRRHALCALAVRRGESPFQGRWALPGGFVRPDEDLSQAAARELAEETGLRAHDTATPVQDNGAHLEQLATYGDPKRDPRMRVVSVAHLALAPDLPAPRAGGDASNARWAPVEELLQQGGYGRDSEPVAPLAFDHAQILADGVERARSKIEYSSLATAFCAPEFTVGELRRVYEAVWGVALDPRNFHRKVTGTPGFLVPTGGTTTRQGGRPAQLFRAGGATLLNPPMLRPEV; encoded by the coding sequence ATGCCCTACGACCCGTCAGCCTTCCCGCCGTTTGCCGTCACCGTGGACCTGGTCGTGCTGACCGTGCGCCGCCATGCGCTCTGCGCGCTGGCAGTACGCAGGGGTGAGTCCCCGTTCCAGGGTCGCTGGGCACTGCCCGGGGGTTTCGTGCGGCCCGACGAGGATCTGTCCCAGGCGGCGGCGCGTGAGCTGGCCGAGGAGACGGGGCTGCGCGCCCACGACACCGCGACGCCCGTCCAGGACAACGGTGCACACCTGGAACAGCTCGCCACCTACGGGGACCCGAAGCGGGACCCGCGGATGCGCGTCGTCAGCGTCGCGCACCTCGCGCTCGCCCCCGACCTGCCCGCTCCCAGGGCCGGCGGTGACGCGAGCAACGCACGCTGGGCACCGGTCGAAGAACTGCTCCAGCAGGGCGGTTACGGCCGCGACAGCGAGCCGGTGGCGCCGCTCGCCTTCGACCACGCACAGATCCTCGCGGACGGGGTCGAGCGGGCCCGCTCGAAGATCGAGTACTCGTCGCTGGCCACCGCCTTCTGCGCGCCCGAGTTCACCGTGGGGGAACTGCGGCGGGTTTACGAGGCGGTGTGGGGCGTAGCGCTCGACCCCCGGAACTTCCATCGCAAGGTCACCGGCACGCCCGGATTCCTCGTCCCCACCGGCGGTACGACCACGCGGCAAGGTGGTCGTCCGGCTCAGCTCTTCCGGGCGGGTGGAGCCACGTTGCTCAACCCGCCGATGCTCCGACCCGAGGTGTGA